A region from the Verrucomicrobiia bacterium genome encodes:
- a CDS encoding sulfatase, which produces MPRAAGFQPAVRDVRRSTAPKYTTLLLTLLWLASAITLFAASKPDIVVFLTDDQGQLDLQPYGDKNLRTPNMQKLADAGMLFTRAYVASPSCAPSRAALLTGLMPARNGSEANHSKPRAELKKWPAYFQELGYEVIAFGKISHYKHTVDYGFDYFAHDTFHDHASIPAAVEYLKNRPRENAKPLCLMVGSNWPHVPWPDDASAYDPAKLPLPAGSIDTPATREWRARYAAAVTKADADLGTIRTAVKTYLSQDALFFFSADHGAQWPFGKWNCYEAGVAVPLIVAWPDKIKPGSRTDAMVSWVDFLPTLVEAAGGKPAKDLDGRSFLKVLQGKAGSLRDKIFTTHTGDGQWNIYPIRSVRTEDGWKYIRNIHPEYAFTTHIDLAANQLNTAYFPTWEEAAKTNANAAAIVKRYHARPAEELYDLNKDPKEQVNLATDPKHAKRLKSLSTELDAWLKSQDDKFTVAGKPRPLSDPSTYGSKAQSGKAAPKDGGKQKAKKQE; this is translated from the coding sequence ATGCCCCGTGCTGCCGGATTCCAGCCGGCAGTCCGCGACGTCCGTCGTAGCACAGCACCTAAATACACTACCTTGCTGCTAACACTCCTCTGGTTAGCCAGCGCTATAACCTTATTCGCCGCATCAAAGCCCGACATCGTCGTCTTCCTCACCGACGACCAAGGCCAGCTCGATCTCCAGCCCTACGGCGACAAAAACCTGCGCACGCCCAATATGCAAAAGCTCGCAGATGCGGGCATGCTCTTCACTCGCGCCTACGTCGCCTCTCCTAGTTGCGCTCCCAGCAGAGCCGCGTTGCTCACCGGCCTCATGCCCGCCCGTAACGGCTCCGAAGCGAACCACTCCAAGCCGCGCGCTGAGTTGAAGAAATGGCCCGCCTATTTCCAAGAGCTCGGCTACGAAGTCATCGCCTTCGGCAAGATCTCGCACTACAAGCACACCGTGGATTACGGTTTCGACTACTTCGCCCACGACACCTTTCACGATCACGCCTCCATCCCCGCTGCTGTTGAGTATCTGAAAAATCGTCCACGCGAAAACGCCAAGCCCCTCTGCCTCATGGTCGGCAGCAACTGGCCACACGTCCCCTGGCCCGATGACGCCTCCGCCTACGATCCCGCCAAGCTCCCCTTGCCCGCTGGCAGCATCGACACACCTGCTACTCGCGAATGGCGCGCCCGCTACGCCGCCGCCGTGACGAAAGCCGATGCCGACCTCGGCACCATCCGCACCGCCGTGAAAACTTATCTCAGCCAGGACGCCCTCTTTTTCTTCAGTGCCGATCACGGCGCGCAATGGCCCTTCGGCAAATGGAACTGCTACGAAGCCGGTGTCGCCGTCCCCCTCATCGTCGCGTGGCCGGACAAAATAAAGCCCGGCTCCCGCACCGACGCCATGGTAAGCTGGGTGGACTTCCTCCCCACCCTCGTCGAAGCCGCTGGCGGCAAGCCCGCAAAAGACCTCGATGGCCGCTCCTTCCTGAAAGTGCTGCAAGGCAAAGCAGGTTCACTCCGCGATAAAATCTTCACCACGCACACCGGCGATGGCCAATGGAACATCTACCCCATCCGCAGCGTGCGCACGGAAGACGGCTGGAAATACATCCGCAATATCCATCCCGAATACGCCTTCACCACCCACATCGACCTCGCCGCGAACCAGCTCAACACCGCCTACTTCCCCACTTGGGAAGAAGCCGCAAAAACGAATGCAAACGCCGCCGCCATCGTGAAACGCTATCACGCCCGCCCCGCCGAAGAACTCTACGACCTCAACAAAGACCCCAAAGAACAAGTAAACCTCGCCACCGATCCCAAACACGCCAAACGCCTCAAATCCTTGAGCACCGAACTCGATGCCTGGCTGAAATCCCAAGACGATAAATTCACCGTCGCTGGCAAACCACGTCCCCTGAGCGATCCCTCCACCTACGGCTCCAAAGCGCAGAGCGGCAAAGCCGCACCAAAAGACGGCGGCAAGCAGAAAGCCAAGAAACAGGAATGA